The Punica granatum isolate Tunisia-2019 chromosome 4, ASM765513v2, whole genome shotgun sequence genome has a window encoding:
- the LOC116205328 gene encoding NADH dehydrogenase [ubiquinone] iron-sulfur protein 5-B, with protein MASGWGITGNKGRCYDFWMDFSECMSRCREPKDCALLREDYLECLHHSKEFQRRNRIYKEEQRKLRAAKQKAGGGDGGETHHH; from the exons ATGGCGTCAGGGTGGGGAATAACAGGGAACAAGGGGAGGTGCTACGACTTCTGGATGGATTTCAGCGAGTGCATGTCTCGTTGTAGGGAGCCCAAGGACTGCGCCCTCCTCCGCGAAGACTACCTCGAGTGCCTCCACCACTCCAAGGAg TTCCAACGAAGAAACCGGATTTACAAGGAAGAGCAGCGAAAGCTCAGGGCAGCTAAACAGAAGGCTGGAGGTGGAGATGGTGGTGAAACGCATCATCATTAG